GAAGCAGTTTACTATGCTTCTTTAGAGGATGTCAGGGCAATCATTTTCAAAGAAGCTTTTGCCTCTCCCACCATACCAAAGAAGAGTGGATAGATCATCGACCTAGAGGGCGTTGTTCAGGACACGGAGGACGCCTTGGAGGATGGCGATGCTGCACCTAGTGAGGATCTCCCTAAGGCGTGTGAATTAGTGGAAGGTCCACATACCATTGCTCCTGATCTTATGCCGAAGCCCGTTGAAGCTAATCTGGATGCCTCCCCTCTTGATGAAAATGTTGATGACCTTACTGTTTAAGGTCTTCTTTTTTGATGTAAAAATGCTACAATATCATTTTGCACATTTCTCAATATTTATTTTGCTCCTCTCTAAGGAGTTTTTTGCCTTTGGATGCATGCCTTTTACTTTAAGCATTCACTTAGTTATATGCTTTTCGGGAGAGACATAAGTGTCTAGACTTATTCTCTGAACTGCTTTTTTAAGTAAATTTCAGACTTGTTTCACCATATCAATCTTTCAAGTACTTAAACTTTTCCACCATATTCCGGGGTAGGTGGTCAGCCGTCCCCCGGTAAGCTTGCGATAAGCTTTTAAGGATTTCCTTTGCGCATGATGAATCCGCCCATTAATAGGATATCTAAATGACCACTTTACAAAAAAATGTCTATCCGTTGCGGGACATTTATAATTTTGGATCCGCCCTATGAAGGGACTTTTAAAAGATTCTTTCACAGGGAAGAGAATCTGCCTTGATATGGAGGGACTTTGTAAAAATCTCCTCACGGGAGAAACAATGGAGAATACAAATGGAGAATCTGCCCCGTTGCGAAAGGAGAATTTTCCCTATGGAGGGGCTTTGCCTAAAAATCTCTTTACAAGAGATGCAATGGTGATCATAAATGGAGAATCTATGCCTTCCCTCTTAGTTATAAGACATTTATGTATTATGCgttaaagcaaaaattaatttcaataacAATTCATTTATTGAGCAAGAAATGGCTTGCCTTTTATTACAATTGTGAATAGCCTCTCTtatgagcctcgttaaaaccttatAACAAGAAAAAACCCATTGGGAAAAAATCTTAttctaaggaaaaagagtactcaaggccCTTTTCCTTCTACTTCtgaaagtatttgcggagattctgGATGTTCCAAGTTCTTGGTATCTCTGTTCCATCCATCTCCTCAAGCTTGAAGGTGGCGGCTCCAATTTCAACCGCTACACGGTATGGTCCCATCCAGattatatgaatatgtatgattagagATCTAGGGCCTTTGATGGATCAGTTTATgtatgcttaatgcctagaaattgttaggaataggattattgctagaatgagactcgATGACGATCAACTAGCATGCTTTGTATATATGAttgtgcctaatgcctataaacctgacaaagataggattatagatagataagaacCTAACCATGGAATTATCTATGCTAAACCTGTGTAaacctgacctcgctagagaccactaggagtgcggcttcaTGGCTGGGCTAcagctttagccttagttgccaaagaacctaatgctttgcatgacctagggtatatgcctaatcaagccgtcacccgaatgcatgtgaataggttagataaATCTTGTAcacatttgtctttcttattagggtaattaccgtcaatcactggtaaaacataaatctgaactccctgaacccatacataggatttaatcaaaggattccttaTCCTGGATTGTGCCATCCGTTAATCCATCTTCTACCCTgttaattgttcactttattttgttatgttattGCTTTCAATTTAGTTAATATAGTTATTCAAAACCCAAACCTTtattcaaccctctaaacaattagatcagcctaggtagatttactagttataacaaatagtctttgtggttcgatctcgtgcttagcacaatattacttgctGCGATaagatacacttgtcctattaactgctatatattttacaagCATCATTATGGAAGGGTTGAGACTTACTTGTTTGTTGGGTTAAAAAAGTCCTTTTAGAAATTAATAGCAAGATTTGTGTCGATCTTATTTCTCAGTACCTTAGTCCTCCCAACGAGGTTGTTTTCTAGTGGGGGCAATTGTAGAGCTTATCAGAGATTTCTATTCGCCACATATataaagaaggaaatagaaGTACGGATTGGCTAGCGAACTACCCGGGTTCTTTGCCCCTTGAAGTGCACATCCTCAAATAGCCGCCTCGAAACTTAAGGAAAATTATGAAGCAAAAGCTCCTGAGTCTACTTGGATGAAGGGTTGTCAAGATTcattaaaggaaaggaaagttATTTAATGAATCTCTAGATTTCACCAATTTGATGAAACTGAAATTGATATTATTTCAAAATTTTCTAACATTCCATTAACTATAACCTGTATTTAAATTCACTTCCAAgcaaagttaaaaaaataaccCCGCTTTCTATGACTCCAAAACAAGTTGACGCTAAGCATTTTCATGCCCCGCTTTTGTGTGATGGAGCCTTgtgattatttaaaaaaaaaacgtcagaaacttcatttctttttcgaacaaaaaaaaaaacttatatgtGAAAATGCGAAACCACCCAATAACCCAACATTACTACTCCAGCGGCGGCCTGGAACTTGAGTTATCCTTTTCCAGTTTCTCTAATCATACAATTTTCTCGTCAAATCTCATTTCTTCGATAAGGAACTTTGATTGGCTTCTTTCTTACAATTGATTTTATTGAATTACTAAATCCAAGGTTGAAACCATCGTGGGGTGAATAATGTTGGGTGGTTTGTACGGAGACCTACCTCCGCCTTCTTCGGCGGAAGAGGAAAAATCGACTTCCACGGTATGGTCCAGTAGTACATTGATGGCGCCACCTACTCTTCGTAAACCTTCCACAGCTTTGGCCACGCCGCAGACTATTCTAAAATCCCAAAGCAAACCCAAACTGCAAAACTCTGCATCCAAGATTCTAACTTCACCAGCACTTCCGCCTCTTCCTTTCACTGTACAGGAAGAGCCTTCACAACCGGCCCTCGTCGGGGTTACTTCTATTGTCATCGAGGAGTACGATCCAGCTAGACCCAACGACTATGAAGAGTATCGGAGagaaaagaagaggaaggcgcTGGAGGCGGAGAGGTTGAGGGAACTTGAGAAGAGGAGgcaagaggaggaggagagggAGACAAGGGAAAGAGAAGAAAGGGAGAGGGAAAGAGAGAAGGATAAAAATATTTCAGGAGAGGAGGCTTGGAGGAGGAGAGCTGCAATGAGTGGAGCTGTTCCGAGATCGCCTTCACCCCCAAATAATAATGTAGATGGATTTACTATTGGAAAGTCTGAAACTGGTGGACTGGGGGTTGGTGCTGGTGGACAAATGACTGCTGCTCAGAGGATGATGGCAAAGATGGGCTGGAAGGAGGGGCAAGGTCTTGGTAAGCAGGAGCAGGGGATTACAACGCCTTTAATGGCTAAGAAGACTGATCGTAGAGCTGGTGTTATCGTCAATGCTAGTGAGAAGAAGGAGGACAAGAAGGTTAAGAGCGTCAGTTTTAATGGACCGCCTACTCGGGTTTTGCTTCTCAGAAACATGGTAATTATTCCTTCATCCTTCTTTAATAGCCGAGTGTTGATTTTTGCTTGTGATTTCAGTATcatatattcatttatttatgcCAATTGGGATTCAATCAATCATGCCTACCCTAGCCTAATCTTAAAATTAAGCATTTGCTGTTGCTGTgggaataatttattttgtctgTTGGTTTTCCTGGACAAGCTCTTCATGACCCATGCCAAGGCTTAAGAGTTCTTGGATTTTAACTAGTCAATACTCTTAGTctatacattttttttgtctaacagAATTGAAATTCAAAACTTATAGATTTTTGGGGTCGTAAATAGTTTCTTCTATTGCCTCTCTTTTTCTACAAACTCTAATTCCTCCTTGTTCTTTAGGCTATCTGATTGTTTTAGAGATGAGTTGCTTGACATGCAACGCACCTATTTTCCTAACCTTCATTTACTAAATTTATTTGCTGATTTCTCCTTTTCATTCATCATTCTATTACACTTGCTTCCATGCATCGTTTCTGAAGGTCTTAGATGTGCTGCGCTGCTTAAAGCATGCTTTCAAATCACAAATTCctagataattttttataacCATGAAAGAGTGCAGCTTTTGGAATTCATCAAAATTTTTTTAGCAATTGGTTATGATTACCAATATCTATATCATCACTTAAGGAAGTTCAGTTGAGATTAAAAAATCTTTATGTTAGTAGAAGTTCTCACTCATTCGGGTCGCCcaaataattgattttttctttttcatgtttttatggATTTCGTAGAAGCTTTAGCATGATTTCTCATGCGGCTATAGTAATAGCAGCTGGATTTCAAGTTTATATATAAGGGCTAGACAGTTGGATTCTCTGTTGTGATTGTATAATTGTTGGGGGTGGGGGGAATCAAGAGTAATGTTTGACTCTTAGGGGGAACATTATGGCTGATAATTTCGGATTGACATAAGTGCCATTACTATTTGTTATTTAAGTTTAAAGATCCTTTTTATAATTCTGAGGGTGGTTGGCCAAATTCTAAAACTCTATATTTGTTtctttaataaagaaaaaaaaggtaagGCAGTGCATGACAACGTTCAATGGGTGAGAGATGATGGGAAGTTTTATGCATTAAATGCATGTGCAAAATGTCATCTGTATTCAATGTTTTCAAGAGTGAGTTGATGTTATCATTTTCTCATGAGCTTTTTACTAAATAAGATCATCCCCTGGATATATAGAGGCTTCTGCTCTGGATTTGGTTCATAAAATCTTAATCTTTCTGtttttgtttcttcttcttttttatttttattttcatgcaTGGAGATCTCTTTCAGTTGGCCTTAGGGGGTAGAAAAAGTGAAatcaaaaatatgaaataacagTCGCACACAGTTTGCAATCATCTAAGAAGACATGAACATCAGTGAACTATTTTCTCTAATTGAGCTATCAGTTAGAAGGGATTTTTTTCCTTCTCCCTCGGTAGCTCTtctcatagttattaaaggcgtgCCTTTGGCACATGGTGCACCATGCGCAGGCCTTAGCGCCATGACACTTCCATGGCGTGGTACAACCACCGTGGCGCGCCCGGTGCGCCATTTTGCGCCAAGGGGCAGTTGCCAAAGGCGCGCCTTGGTGACATAGGGGCAGTTTTATGGGTTTTTTTTACAGTTACATATCTGGAACAAGTGTTCTGAAGGGTcccaaatgagaaaaaaaacaaGTATTAAAAAGGAAGAGAGATTTTATAAGTTTGAATTAattagaagaggaagagacagTGTCTTATTATAAGGGGAAGAAGTTTAGTAGAACAAAACATAGAAAACGAATCAACAGAAACAAAGCAGCCAAGGGGAATTCGAATTCAACAGGTGTGATGaatttggagagttttgatCAAGACTAGAACTTATGATTTAGTATTCAACTTTAGCTTTCTaacatggggtttattttgtattttaaaatttatttatgcttaagaatattgtcatgatttagtattcattgcatttaatgttagttttataatttttgtttttgtaagtgcGCCTTGTCTCGCTATGACACGCGCCATTGCTGTGCGTCATGCGCCAAGGGTCCAGGACCGCTAGCCTTAGTGTGCCATTAATAACTATGGCTCTTCTGTTTCTTTCCATTCAAATTCATAAAAACAGTGTTTTAAAAGCACCAACTAAGGGGCGCTTGCCTAGGCACCAGGCTATGTGAAGCAGTAGTGCCTCAAAGCTTCCTGGCCTGGACGGGCACCACAGCCCAGTTGCTAGGCAAAGAGAAGAGTGCATTCAACATATTCTGATTCTTTTTAAAGAATTTAGatcatagttgttaaatcgagattcgactTGTGACTCGAAATCCTCATTTTGTGAATCGGGACTCGTGAATCGATTATGATTcggatcaaattcaaaatattataaaaaataaaatattaaccatgtttaactttaaatattagtCTAAAAAGGCAATTTTAATATCcaaatagaaattatatcaaGTTATCAACCAAGCACTTAAGttaaaattcaaatctaatttcaatcctaataaaactaattgCCAAAGAATTCATCAGCATCAAaagaatcatcatcatcatcttcttccagGGACGGAAAGTTGAAGATAACGAAAGAATATTATAGAGCACAGTTGAAAGAACAAATAAatagaagagaagagaaaacGAAACGGAAAGAACAGATAAACAGAAGGTTTGGAATTTATAAAGTCTAAAAAGGAGTCTTCTATATCAATTTGTATTCCATAACTGCTTATTAAATAGTTTTAGTTCTTCTGCACACacgttttttagtttttaaaaattaaaaacagtttgttttttatttttaatggtGTCATGAATCGACTGAATCGGTGGACTCGGCCGATTCATGTCCGATTCTTAATGATTTCGAGTCGTACCATAGATACGACTCGAAATCATCAAGAATCGAATCGTATGAGTCGACTCGTGACTCATATGATTCTAACAACTATGATTTAGATGCtgtttttagaatatatatataagcacTTAAATCCCCAGTTGGTAGGCAAAGAGAGGAATGCATTCAACATATTCTGATTCTTTTTTAAGAATTTAGGTGCTGTTTTTAAAAGGTTATATCAGCAATTAAATCTGTTTTTGAAGGGAGGATATATAATTTGATGCAAAACCATAAATaataatttggttttgaacaataAGTGTTCTAGTTTCCAAAAACAAATAAACCTATCTAGAAGAAAACGAGGCATATGAAAAGTCAGCAAATTGCAGAATATCAAACCTATTTTAAAATACACTCTTTGAAAAGACAAGAAATTTACTTTTCCTATGGAAGGGCATGCCGTTTCTGAGCTTATGGATTGTTCTAATCCTTAATTATCATGTTCaagtcgtgttcgtgtcattTTGGGTTCGTGTTagaaagagtaaacccaaacccaacccaaaaactttcgtgtcacaatcgtgttaacctgttcgggttagtgtcgattttgtATCGTGTTTTCAGGTTACATGTAATTATGTTATGCATATGTATTAAcgataacttttaaaaatataagaagatatcatattatttttaaatactttatgtcatttttacattagtatgttaacactaaCCATCGAATCAAAATGCCCGCTAATATCATGTTAGGGGTCatataatgtgtttataacaatttaggatgtttaaattatatttgcaagtaataattatgattttattatctttattaataaagtgacatataaAAACATGAGAGGATATAaccataattttaaatattcgtgtcgttttcgggttaGCATATCAACCCTAACCTAACCCAACCCCAAAAATTTACGTGTAAGTTCtatgtcaacccaaaaatgacacattacctacTAAGCTAAACCCAAACACTAAAATTGTGTATGTACTTTTGCCACCTCTaatcttagagcatctccagcATCCTCTTAAGTTggttcttaagttaaaatttgaggagggagaatgaaaaatcagctccaacagcctcttagtggctcctcaaattactaagagcctcttcatcctctctattaatagagagcctctctccacctcttagtgcctcttaattcattttttattaataatttattattgaggagtctctctcctctcactattggtaaatataacaacagttaataattttaatgataaaataataaataaagagtgaatataaggagtattattggagatgatatatcttagtcactcttaaatcactaagagtcaattatttatattatttttagagagtgcactaagagtctcttggagatgctcttatgcATTACTTGCTATTATAGAACCAATTCAGCTGTATTGTTACAGTACAGATAAACTTTGACTCAGGTTATTTCTTTTACTGACTGTCAGTGGTCACAAATTTCTCTAACGATGCAAAATCTAGTCATTCCAAGGATGGTTGGTTGTGAAAATTGTAAGCCACCTGGTTTTCATTGGCAGAAACTTGGTGAAAGGATGTTATCTCAAATGAGGTTGTTCTGGATATTCTTCATCAAGTATGAAACTTCAAAATTATTATAGGCCATTTTCATCCTTTCTTACAGGCTATTTCATTGTTTAGTAAAAGTATTTCACTTATATAAGCATACAGTTTTCTTGCTGATTTTTTTTTGCAGCAAACTTCTCTTCAACTTTAACTTTTTTAGAATCTAGTAAATGTGAGTAGAGATATAAATTCCAAATGTGTCTGAAATGAAAAGTTATATGGCTATTGTTAGGaatacatgggataccatgtagattaGGAGACTACATTGATATATTTAATCTTAAGATGAATACACATATTTATACAAGGTTCTCCCTAAGTTACTCCTACAATTAAGCAAACATAGCAGCCCCACTAGACCCTACTAGCAGCCATCTAGCTGTCATAGCAGCCTTAGGCATGCTTACATTTATTACATTGACTTATTCTATAAAAAAGGgtggcccggtcgcactacgcgtccccgctgagcgagggtccgaggaggggtcccaccacaagggtgtactgggggcaagccttcccctgccaatttatttggcaagaggccgctcctaagactcgaacccgtgacctcttggtcacacgacaacaacgtttatcGTTGTGCCAAGGCTCGCAGATTGGTAAAGTTAGTGACTAGCTTTTATTCTACTTTACTGTTGTAAATATGTTTCATATATGCTATTGAGaatgttttatatatatgaagggtaaGATAAGATACGTTTTAGGAGGTTTCATGTGATTATAATCTGGATAGAAAATTTTAAGGTATTGCATGATATGTGTCTGATAGTTTGATATCTGATTATGTTATTTGTG
The DNA window shown above is from Euphorbia lathyris chromosome 1, ddEupLath1.1, whole genome shotgun sequence and carries:
- the LOC136200459 gene encoding DNA-damage-repair/toleration protein DRT111, chloroplastic, with translation MLGGLYGDLPPPSSAEEEKSTSTVWSSSTLMAPPTLRKPSTALATPQTILKSQSKPKLQNSASKILTSPALPPLPFTVQEEPSQPALVGVTSIVIEEYDPARPNDYEEYRREKKRKALEAERLRELEKRRQEEEERETREREEREREREKDKNISGEEAWRRRAAMSGAVPRSPSPPNNNVDGFTIGKSETGGLGVGAGGQMTAAQRMMAKMGWKEGQGLGKQEQGITTPLMAKKTDRRAGVIVNASEKKEDKKVKSVSFNGPPTRVLLLRNMVGPGEVDDELEDEVGSECAKYGTVTRVLIFEITEPNFPREEAVRIFVQFERSEETTKALVDLDGRFFGGNVVRATFYEEEKFNKNELAPVPGEIPGF